The proteins below come from a single Papaver somniferum cultivar HN1 chromosome 11, ASM357369v1, whole genome shotgun sequence genomic window:
- the LOC113325162 gene encoding putative RING-H2 finger protein ATL21A: protein MLFSLKCFLSYLFFFLFFLKIVTCQDNCSKVQCSSAGNEPEIVTPFGNKDLQGGGCGYPGFSLTCNILDKTVLKLPQSGEFLVRKIDYVNKEIRLYDQNNCLAQRLQQQNLNVNLSPFKAYAYQIYNFFNCPASITSIPNALAVPCLSNPTNTVLVTVPSSSEVDSNITKVLVNGGCQISAPVTIPIPFSAINKVSSYDFSIDDLYLTWIEPKKSEQNKPESNDPKGEENSFDWKKLLTIGFPILGAIAAIATIADILRKRKRRRQKKQEQKEREQKAREEREREEKPRQPPQHPPQYPPQHPPLYHPQQSLPYQQHPAPYYSQHPPHYHGYA, encoded by the exons ATGTTGTTTTCTCTAAAATGCTTTCTCTCTTActtattcttctttctcttttttctaaaGATTGTTACATGTCAAGATAATTGTTCTAAGGTTCAATGCAGTAGCGCTGGGAATGAACCAGAAATCGTCACCCCTTTTGGAAATAAAGATCTTCAGGGTGGAGGATGTGGTTACCCGGGCTTTAGTCTTACATGCAATATTCTTGATAAAACAGTTCTAAAACTGCCACAATCGGGAGAATTTCTTGTTCGGAAAATCGATTATGTTAACAAAGAGATAAGGCTTTACGACCAGAATAATTGCCTTGCGCAACGTCTTCAACAACAGAACTTAAATGTCAATCTATCGCCTTTCAAGGCTTATGCTTACCAGATTTATAACTTCTTCAATTGCCCAGCATCAATAACCAGTATTCCAAATGCCCTTGCAGTTCCTTGCCTTAGTAACCCAACAAACACTGTACTAGTTACGGTTCCTTCAAGCAGCGAAGTTGATAGCAATATTACCAAAGTATTGGTTAATGGAGGATGTCAGATAAGTGCTCCTGTTACGATACCTATTCCCTTCAGTGCTATAAATAAGGTTTCTTCTTATGATTTTAGTATTGATGATCTTTATCTTACATGGATTGAACCGAAAAAATCCGAACAAAACAAACCCGAATCCAACGATCCAAAAGGAGAAGAAAACAGTTTTGATTGGAAAAAGTTACTAACAATAGGTTTTCCAATTCTCGGTGCGATTGCGGCAATAGCAACCATAGCTGATATTCTTCGGAAGAGAAAACGAAGAAG GCAAAAAAAGCAAGAGCAGAAGGAGCGAGAGCAAAAGGCGCGGGAGGAAAGGGAGCGGGAGGAAAAGCCCAGACAACCCCCACAACACCCCCCGCAGTACCCCCCACAACACCCCCCGCTGTACCACCCGCAGCAATCTCTGCCGTACCAACAACACCCCGCACCGTACTACTCACAACACCCCCCACATTACCACGGATATGCATGA